The sequence AAGAGGGCATACTTGCCGAATACCTAAAAGGTGATTAGGGGAAATTTTGAAAAAATGTGGAACACCATTTTGAAAAAAAATGGAACACCTGAACATAGCAAATTCTTACTTAAGAGGTTAAGATATTGAAACACAAAGGTTATCTTGTCCCGATATATCCCGTCAAGTCCCAGATAGTCCCGTTTTTAAGCGTTCCACTTTTTTTTCAAAAATAATGTTACCAAACAGATTTTATCTATTCCTTTAGTCTCTAAGATTTCCCTTGTAAACAGT is a genomic window of Balnearium lithotrophicum containing:
- a CDS encoding YdcF family protein, whose amino-acid sequence is MKRFLVELGIPEDKIIEEKKSRNTLENALFTREILETKGIDKICLVTLFLKKKWNA